The following is a genomic window from Epinephelus moara isolate mb chromosome 17, YSFRI_EMoa_1.0, whole genome shotgun sequence.
attcttatttatttacttatttctcATCTATTTATTGaacttttttagacattttatcaGTGTCATATGTTTTCAATCCTTTATTTCTTATTGATAACTTTTAGTCATTTAACTTATATGCTTTTAAagttatcaatcaatcaatcaatcaatcaatcaattttataaAGCCCAANgagagagagagagagagagaaatttagcaatttatttctatttaactatatacttttattatgtatttttatatatatatatttattttatttttatttctatttattcttATTCTATCTATTTCTtttaacacttttatttttaggtTTTCTTACTTATATTTTACCTCCAGTGTTTCCTTGCTGATGGCGTTTCCTCGGTGCTCTCAGGTCCTTGCACCTCGCGCTGGGGTGCATCTCCTGTTTGGACTGTGTCTGGATGTGATTTGGCTTGACTACATCTACGggcatttgtctttttattctgtgaaaCACTTTGTGTTACAATTTATTGTAtgaaaatgtgctatataaataaagtttgattgattgattgattgattgattgaccactgttgtcttttcctctcttctccagAAACAGGAATGTCTTGACTTATATGGGTGAATATCTGCTGCTTGTGACCACCTTACCCTTGCGTCTTGTGATGGGCTTGggaatttcttcttcttctttttttttttttttttttttaacttatgtGAGGGTGCTTTCTTCTTTTCTACCAGTGAAGCATCAGTCACAGAAAGTGAAAGTGTCAACAAGCCTTACACAGATGAAAACAAATTTATACGGAGTGATGCTAAATTTGAAACGGTGAAAAAGTCAAGATGTAGACAATTGTCTTTGTCTTAATCTTATTTTATATTGCCAATATAGAAACAAGATAACAGGAAGTAACACAGGAAAACATAAATGACACAGGATTAAAAAGATTTGCCTGTTACactaaacaaaaccaaacaacaacaaaaacccaAACCAACCTTAAATCTCTACATTAATCCTACAAGTCTTTTGTCAAGCACATTACAGTGAAACATAAAAGCTATGTGTTCTTCCTTACACActttctttaagaaaaaaaaaacacaccaggtTGAGCTCTGCCCAGGTTGTGGCTCGATAATGAAGATAAAATCTGCTCTCAGAAGATTTACAAGTGTCACATACAATCTAATTAACAGAATCTGTGTCTTTAAAAACGTACCTAAGTGCGACCTTCACAATCACATTGAGTTAGTttggtgtaaaaatgtaacatacaAGAAAGGAATAAGAAGACTGAtagtacaaaaaatatatatatcaaaaaTATTTCCACTGAGAAAACCTGTTTCTTTATATTTTGCATGGCCTTTAGTCATCTTAATACACCAAAAACATATCTTCATATTTTCCATAAACCCAGCAAaacaaaatactaaaatagataCCAAGCAAATGATTAAAGTTTTAGGAACTCAATTTCTTTGAAAGAGACCTATGATGccttctgaatactctgtttcctgtgggagttttttttttcgaCTTTCgagacaagctgacgtcagctcatGACTGATTTCTTTATATGAACATCTGCTCCAtgctacaaatgcagatgttggcattacatagcctacactgctacatgaagctacacgctaacgtcagggaaacgtGTAATCTTTGTTGCTGTAGTGTAGAGGTGGAGCAATCACTGCATACTGGGTGAAtggaggtgttccagcacagacagagagaggaaaagaaagtgttttttgatCATTAAAGCCTGTAAACATAttcagaaacccaaaatacaagtattaacctgaaaatgagcacaatagGTCCCTTTAAATGAAATCACTATTTTCATCAGAGGTGTCTGATGGAGATCAGCTGATATAAATGACCTGTAGCATCTCTTTTCACAGCAGAGACTAATAAGTCCATTACTAAAAGTGCTCGACTGTTTGACCCTGTAAGGGGGAGGCTAAACATTTGATGAATAACATTGTGTCCAGTGTCCTTTGTGTCAAATGTCCAAGGGCACAGCACTGCCTTtgacatttatgttttgttccttTATTCACATTCTTCAAGCTCAGTTATGAGAGGCCTCATACTTCTCATCCCTTTCAGGATTTCATAGAGAGCGTCTTTGCCTCTTGTGCTGGCTGAAGCCAAACACTGAAGAATGTGCTTCATTTGGTCTTGAGTGGTTTTTAAAGCTCTCACAGCATCATACTTCTCATCTGAGATCACCCCCCTTTCCATGAGCTTATCCAGGATGGTTCCTGTATCCGTCACTCTCTCAATCAGAGCTGTCCGATGGCGATCCACAAAATGCTGACCTGAGGCAGGACGATAacagcaaagcaaacaaacaaagtgaatTGTAAatcaaagaaatgaaaagagcAAAAGGTAGCAATGTTGTTCAATATGAAGTCATCATATCATTtttcaagttttatttttgcatgtttCTTACCTCCAGTGGTATCTGCTGAGACAGATGGGTCAGGTTGTATTTGTTCTGGCTCTGAGCTGCTCATCACTGAAAATGGAATGGGAATTCATTAGTGATGCCCgatgaaaaataacatttaacatatatatatgtatatatacatacacacacacacatatatatatatatatatatatatatatatatagcaatcagagttgggtaagggttacttttaaagtaatcaaTTTACTTaactgcattacttttttgaaaagtaaccagttactttactgcgttactccctgaataaagtaactcaagcacttttaaagtacttttgagtattctacatttcctattgggcaatggaccacagggcgctaagcctacatttttNcatcaagctagcaaacaatggtacatcctcacggttggacatgtaagggataatgtacaATGAGcaggtgaatactgggaaaataactcccgacaggggaatagaaccctGACGCGCAGCGGGCATAAAACTcgcgtaaaatgtcattaagcatGAGTGCCGAGTGTGTATTCAAATccgtgttcttttgtttttggcagagaaagtccgtcagtatagtagtagtagtacagtacagtatagtacagtagcccattttgttgtcttttttgtatttatctcatctttctcctcctcttatCACTTGAAGCTCTTCAGGTGTCAGTTCCTTGTGCCGTTTTTcgcttgatttttttctttccttctccatttctttttctttagcaGCATCCCATTCCTCAAAATCCTTGTAGCTACTCtccaaataagttaaaagaaatgttaaaatcagccatttctgtttgtttttcccctcggaagttgtttgacagctgcagtgttgcagggcAGCGTCgctagcaacgctgggctacataacaactgtgtaatgaccgttgctactagCTACTGATTGGTCAGACCgctgaatgccgcgactgaccaatcagaatacagcatttaatagagctgtgtaataaaaagtaataacattaacaaatagcggcggggcttttactcaccacaactgcagaggctcccaacTTCAtctgaaacaaactacattatagacggtcctttatttattaatccctctgtgtttttatatttttactttttatccgctggCGTTGTCTTCATACAGTTAACACATCGCattgaatttgtttcaaattaaaagccccttataaccttggctgagagaatccctccattttctaaataggcttttattgtgaaacatttgaaggaacttggttgtggaggatacagtagcttgaatgtttgcgTACGATACTTCagatgtagctcctgccatctgttGGCGCTTTCtacgttactacaacaacatgttggctggcacatgaacagacacagtgactgaaataatagtaaaagtaataaaaataggacgagaataacccgatgacatcacacacgttgtgaacgacgaccggggataattggtgagtaccagcgtgcagtgtgtcatgtctgtcggccaagtcacggcacgattttatgactccacaatcgtgtaatgtgacatagtgactgtcagaatgggcagaaaagtcgtgtagtgtgtaccaggcataatgcaagtcctgagtctgaaatatgtctgtcagcgagtcacCTTTTTTtaagactccaccgtagacaacgcgAGCCACAAACTTCATGACTTCTTtcggactgataggtttaacgttatctccgttattagaaccaaaagacagtcgttgctgttttggagctgaaggaccagcgttctaaaagtaacggaagtaactgatgtcttgtttgaaaatgtacttaagtatttgattactcaaacagcaaactaacgcgttaggttactcgttactgcaaaaagtaatcaaagtactctaacgcgttactttgtaacgtgttatacccaactctgatagcaatgtctctttaaaatCAATGCCTCAGCTACTTTtgataatctacagacctttCTCTTCAATGTTATAATTAAAATATACAAGTATTATGTATTTTCTTCAAGATCAGAGAAGTAAACTAGACCTAAACATGGAACTAATTTTTGAAAATACTACAAGGTAGGTATTTAATTATGATTAAACTGTAGTACATTATACCCTTCTTACCCTTTTCCGCAGGTTTTGTCTGGATGGCAAAGGCTACAGGTCCTCTGATGGTAAAGCCAAGGTAAAAAAATACTTGGCGGTGTTTCCAGAGGCTGTTTTGGAGGTTTGCGTCCAGCTCAATCAATGTACCATCAACAGTTGCATAGACTCTACAGTTGCGTACCTCCCCTGTCACTCTGAGAAGGTGTTCTTGGACCTTGGGCTCTTGGAAAATCTTCTCGTTGCTCCAGTTGTTGCTCCAATCTTGTATTGTTTCCTGATTTGAGTCAAGAAATATTTTTTCGAGGACCTTACTGTGAACAATTCTGTCCAAATCTTGACCTTTTCCAATGAAAAACAGAGGGCGGAGGTACCTTGATCGAAAGTGCATCTTGTATGCATGTTCGTAGGCATGTTGCATACCCAGAATGAATTTCCCGAGGTCGATGACACGTTTGTCTTCACTGTCTGTAGGCCAGCACAGGAGGAGGGCTAACATGTGGAGCTCAGGT
Proteins encoded in this region:
- the LOC126404533 gene encoding apoptosis-associated speck-like protein containing a CARD isoform X2, which gives rise to MFPRLQRLLYHMEKVMSSSEPEQIQPDPSVSADTTGGQHFVDRHRTALIERVTDTGTILDKLMERGVISDEKYDAVRALKTTQDQMKHILQCLASASTRGKDALYEILKGMRSMRPLITELEECE
- the LOC126404533 gene encoding apoptosis-associated speck-like protein containing a CARD isoform X1, encoding MLALLLCWPTDSEDKRVIDLGKFILGMQHAYEHAYKMHFRSRYLRPLFFIGKGQDLDRIVHSKVLEKIFLDSNQETIQDWSNNWSNEKIFQEPKVQEHLLRVTGEVRNCRVYATVDGTLIELDANLQNSLWKHRQVFFYLGFTIRGPVAFAIQTKPAEKVMSSSEPEQIQPDPSVSADTTGGQHFVDRHRTALIERVTDTGTILDKLMERGVISDEKYDAVRALKTTQDQMKHILQCLASASTRGKDALYEILKGMRSMRPLITELEECE